A segment of the Brienomyrus brachyistius isolate T26 chromosome 13, BBRACH_0.4, whole genome shotgun sequence genome:
GTGCTGGAGCACGCTgggtttcgggggggggggctccgggCTGTGCTCGCAAAGCATTTCAAAGTGTGCAAAAGACACAAGTTTGCTTAACATCAGAACAAGGTGCTGCTTCCAACTGGTATGAAAAAATCTGCCGTGATGACAATGATAACCGCATTAAGTCAGTGAGAGGGAGAACAAAGTAAAGTTCGCTTGCAAAAGGTGACGGCAAGTGAAAGCAAAGTTCAGGGCGAGTATTGGTTTGATTCAGGGTTACTTGGCAGGAAGTTTGTGTGAAAATGCAACCGACTATATAAATACGAGTGTGTTATATGTTTGTGATTGTTGGTCCTCAATTCTGACAGGACCAATCAGCAGATCCAGACCAAAGCGATGGCTCTTCTCATGGCCCTGCTGCAGACTGGGCTGGAAGCTGACCGGCAGGTCTGCGAAATCTCTCTTATTCttcacatttttgttatttaatgCAGATTTTGGGAGTGTAACTCCGAATTTTATCGGAGTCAGATGAATGCTAATCTTAATACGCTGCACAGTTGAGGTTTTTGCAGTGACATGACTGCCATCTACTGGTGCGATTATGCCTTTTCGTGTCGGGGTTCCCAACCTGCGGTTTGCAGACCGTTACCggtctgtgtctggggaaagCTGACGGTTTGGTGGAGGGTTTATTTAATGAACTACATCGACTATATTTATTTAGCCGACGCCTTTTCGGCGAGCCCCTGCATTCCAATCACGTCAGAAAACATGGAGACCGTTAAACTTTTGAAATCTCATCTGCTGATCGACGAATTCGAATCGCCCACCCCTCAGAATTTACACCTGTCCTGGGAAAAAATAATATGCTGTTTCTCATGTAGAACCAATACAGGATGCAGTTTGTCCCCCAGTTGACTAGTTTTACTGGTTTGTACAACATAAACTGGTCGGCAAACAATAAAAGGTTGAGAACCCCTAATATGGTTTGTTTAGAAAAATTTGTCATTCAAATAGCTGTTTCTTTTCCTGTAATCAATAATGCCTTTAATGTTTGTTTTCCATTTTCTGCTTCTAATTGTCAGGAATTACTGGCTTATCTTTCAAGCAAAAACCTTCGTCAGTACATCTACAAGGTAATGAAATTTTATGTCTTTAATTTCGATTTGGCAGTAAATGTCGTGGCTGACATCTGCGAGTCTGCACGTCATTCTTGTGAAGGAGAGAGCGGCTTCCCATTTTCAGAGAGACGGCCGTGTTCGTAAAAGCGGATCTTCCTGCGTCTCTGGTGTATCGGCCCACAGAACATCATCCACAGCTCGGAGGCCGTGGGGAACGAGATGGCGCACTACCTGTACGTGCTGCAGTCGGTCAGCCTGAACCTCCTGGAGCCCCTCATGAGGAGCCCGCTGGACTCCCTCAGCCAGGTGACGCTCAGCCTCATTCCGATGGAAACCAAGCATGAGATGAGCAACCGAACCGACGGAGAGCTGAACCAGGATCACGCCGaccgtctgcccccccccccccgtcagatGCTCTGCTGTCTGCCCTTATCACTCGCCACCCTTCCCTCCCCCCACAGGAGCAGAGGGACAAGATACACAGCCTGCGGCAGTCGGCCTTCGAGGCCGACAGTGACAGCGGCCTGAGCCACGAACGCCGCCGTTCCCTCTGTGCCAAGGAGTTCAAGAAGCTCGGCTTTTCTGTGAGTGCCCCCTCCTCTCATGAGTGTCCCTCTGTGTGCCCCCCTACTCTATGTGAGTGTCCCTCTGTGTGCCCCCTACTCTATGTGAGTGTCCCTCTGTGTGCCCCCTACTCTATGTGAGTGTCCCTCTGTGCGGCCCCCTACTCTGTGTGAGTGTCCCTCTGTGCGGCCCCCTACTCTGTGTGAGTGTCCCTCTGTGCGGCCCCCTACTCTGTGTGAGTGTCCCTCTGTGCGGCCCCCTACTCTGTGTGAGTGTCCCTCTGTGTGCCCCCCTACTCTATGTGAGTGTCCCTCTGTGTGCCCCCCTACTCTATGTGAGTGTCCCTCTGTGTGCCCCCCTACTCTATGTGAGTGTCCCTCTGTGTGGCCCCCTACTCTATGTGAGTGTCCCTCTGTGTGCCCCCCTACTCTATGTGAGTGTCCCTCTGTGTGCCCCCCTACTCTATGTGAGTGTCCCTCTGTGTGGCCCCTACTCTATGTGAGTGTCCCTCTGTGTGCCCCCCTACTCTATGTGAGTGTCCCTCTGTGTGGCCCCTACTCTATGTGAGTGTCCCTCTGTGTGGCCCCTACTCTATGTGAGTGTCCCTCTGTGTGCCCCCCTACTCTATGTGAGTGTCCCTCTGTGTGGCCCCTACTCTATGTGAGTGTCCCTCTGTGTGCCCCCCTACTCTATGTGAGTGTCCCTCTGTGTGGCCCCCTACTCTATGTGAGTGTCCCTCTGTGTGCCCCCCTACTCTATGTGAGTGTCCCTCTGTGTGCCCCCTACTCTATGTGAGTGTCCCTCTGTGTGCCCCCCTACTCTATGTGAGTGTCCCTCTGTGTGCCCCCCTACTCTATGTGAGTGTCCCTCTGTGTGGCCCCCTACTCTATGTGAGTGTCCCTCTGTGTGCCCCCCTACTCTATGTGAGTGTCCCTCTGTGTGGCCCCCTACTCTATGTGAGTGTCCCTCTGTGCGGCCCCCTACTCTATGTGAGTGTCCCTCTGTGCGGCCCCCCTACTCTATGTGAGTGTCCCTCTGTGCGGCCCCCCTACTCTATGTGAGTGTCCCTCTGTGCGGCCCCCTACTCTATGTGAGTGTCCCTCTGTGCGGCCCCCTACTCTATGTGAGTGTCCCTCTGTGCGGCCCCCTACTCTGTGTGAGTGTCCCTCTGTGCGGCCCCCTACTCTGTGTGAGTGTCCCTCTGTGCGGCCCCCTACTCTGTGTGAGTGTCCCTCTGTGTGGCCCCCTACTCTGTGTGAGTGTCCCTCTGTGCGGCCCCCTACTCTGTGTGAGTGTCCCTCTGTGCGGCCCCCTACTCTATGTGAGTGTCCCTCTGTGCGGCCCCCTACTCTATGTGAGTGTCCCTCTGTGCGGCCCCCTACTCTGTGTGAGTGTCCCTCTGTGCGGCCCCCTACTCTGTGTGAGTGTCCCTCTGTGCGGCCCCCTACTCTGTGTGAGTGTCCCTCTGTGCGGCCCCCTACTCTATGTGAGTGTCCCTCTGTGCGGCCCCCTACTCTATGTGAGTGTCCCTCTGTGCGGCCCCCTACTCTGTGTGAGTGTCCCTCTGTGCGGCCCCCTACTCTATGTGAGTGTCCCTCTGTGCGGCCCCCCTACTCTGTGTGAGTGTCCCTCTGTGCGGCCCCCTACTCTGTGTGAGTGTCCCTCTGTGCGGCCCCCTACTCTGTGTGAGTGTCCCTCTGTGCGGCCCCCTACTCTGTGTGAGTGTCCCTCTGTGCGGCCCCCTACTCTGTGTGAGTGTCCCTCTGTGTGCCCCCCTACTCTGTGTGAGTGTCCCTCTGTGCGGCCCCCTACTCTGTGTACCCCCCCTTCTCTGTCAGTATGCCTCCACCCCCCTTACTCTTTCAGGCTGTGCGTATTCCCCTGCTCGCTCCCCACCCCCGGCTTCCCTGCATGCGTGTAGACACGCCCCCTGCCctttttccccctctctctgtttgtttttcctatgtttttttttggctgctccctctccccttccctctctctctctctccccctccctctctctcccccccccccctctctccccctctctctctctcctgctttAGCCCATTGtccttttttttaaacattatgCTCACTAGATAAGTTCTTTTGCCATTACTTTGACAGGGCTTTTAGGGAGACTTAATCCTGCAGCCTTTCATTGATGACGGCCTCCTCATGCCTTCCCTTACCCATCATGCTCTCTTCTCGATCGCCCTCTCAGCCCCTTATGATGGGCGGTCCAGTCCTCCTTTACCCTATTTAATCAGCCTGAATGGTCATCTTCCTCCACAGAACAACAGCAACCCTGGACAGGACCTGCTCCGGGCACCCCCGGGCCTGCTGGCCTTGGAGACGATGACATACTTCGCGTCCCACTACCCCGATGCGTACAGCAGGGTGAGGGACAAGGGGCACGAATGGAGGAGGAAGAATGAGGGCGGGGGGAAGTAGGTGAAAGGGGAGGACAGGATATACCATAGAAGTCATGGCGTGAGACTTCTGCTAAAGGTTTGTGTTTCTAGAACACTGTTCATGATTATATTTCTAGACTAGATATAGCATGATTGAAGATGGAGGGCTTAATCTAGAAAGGCTTTTTTGGGCCTGAGTGTAAGCCCCTGACCCACATTAATGGCCCCTCGCAGTTTGTGCTGGAGAACAGCAGTCGTGAGGACAAGCATGAGTGCCCCTTCGCTCGGAGCAGCATCCAGCTCACACTCATCCTGTGTGAGATCCTGCACATCGGCGAGCCGTGTGAGTTGGGGGGGCGTCTCGACGCTGGGGGGAATGGACCCCGAGAGCGTGTGGGCTTTTTTTTGGGTAGATGCACCTTCGCAGCACTGGTTGATAAAGACTCTCTCCCCTTTACTCTGCTTATCAGATCGTTGACGTAAATGACTCTCTAAGGCTGGCTCTCATGGATAATTTTGGGTCTACATTTAGATCACATGACCAAATGTGGCGTTGAATTTTATTGGTcccctctgtccctctctcgcCCCGCCCCCAGCATCAGAGACCCGCTCGGACTATCACCCCATCTTCTTCTCTCAAGACCGCATTCTCTACGAGCTCTTCTGCGTCTGCATCCTGCTCCTCAACAAGACCTGGAAGGAGATGCGAGCCACTCAGGAGGACTTTGACAAGGTAGCTGGACTGAGGGTTCAACGTTTGGGCTTCAGAGCAGAAAGCCGAGCCACTGCTAACTCACAGATAGGCTCTTTgggatggggagggggagggggggggggttcggtcCAACATCAGGATCATTTATCAATTTTAAATCACTTCAAGAAATGCAAAGAAACTGGGAGAATCTCACAGATCTGCCGTTTGCTTTTCCCACCACAACAGGTCTTGGGTTGAATTATTTGGgatgtccccccctcccccatcagcaCTGTTGTAATGAGCATTTCagccgcccccccacccatggGAGATGTTCAGCATGTAATCACATCGTACGTGTGACAGGAACAATGCAGTATGTGCGTTTTAACTGGGGGTACTAGCGGCACTAAGTGAATCCCCACTAGAGCGCAGTGGGAACAGGAAGGCAGTGCCCCGCAATCACTAGCTACATTGGCACTAGCCCCCCACCAGCCCCCACTCATAAAAATACCGATGGACAGCAGCAGGGACACTGTTGATAGGAGcagcacacactcactcactcactgtcGGACACAAATGGACACGTGCAGCTCGGATTGAGGTGCTCTCACTCCGGGACTGGTGGGTCAGTGCTATTCCCACCACTGTCTGAAAAGAGGATCCACCAAGCTGGGGGAGAACTGGAGTGTCCCATGCGAACTGTAAACAACAGAGGTACCACTAGCTCTTGTCCAGTTAATGGTTGGTTATTCTGATCGAATcggtgttaatgagtgtattatATAAGCTTAACGGTAAAATACAACCTAATGTTCTTGTAAAATTCTTGTCATGTTGTAGGGCTTGTAAAATTATGCAGCCAACTTAATTGGCCACGGTAAAATGCTAGGATGTGAGTTTCTGCAGGTTTATTGCCCCTGTCCTAGGGCTACGCTTTTAAAGCGCTTGCTAAATTTAGAACGTCTCTCTGTATGTGTGGGCAACCAGCGGCCGACCCCTCAGGTCCGCCTGCTCATTTACACACAGCTACTACAAACGGAGACTTATGCGACTGACTCAATACAATGATTGCGGATGGGAGTTGAGAGGATCCGTTCCTGCCTGGCAAAGAATGGGCAACACGGCTGATGAAAGCAATTTTGCCAGACGTGCCCGACATGTTGGTCTGGGCATCTCAGAAATGGCCTCCTTCCTGAGGTTTTCACGCTGTAGTGTTTTTAGGGTTTACTGACTGCGATGTGATAAATTAAAGTGccagttctgagggcagaaacaGAAGTCAGATGAGGTTAAAGCTAACAGAAGAACAGCAAAGAAATGTTGCGGATCCAAGTTCCATAATGAAAGTTTCCAGTAGCTTGTTGAATCCATGCCTTGAATTCAGGCTGTTCTGAGGGCAAAAGTGTCCCACCCAGGGCTAGTTAGGCACgccactgtacacacacacacacacacacacacacacacacacacacacacacacacacacacacacacagcgcacacacacacacgtataacGGGGGGCAAGGCTAGCATTGTCCACAGTGCACACAAATAGCCTCGCAGCCTGGGTGTGTGTTGTGCCTGCCTTCGTTTATACGTAGGTCAGCAGCTAGTGTGTGATTACATCTGTCACGTGGCATGCTGATGCCGCCCAGCCATTTTTCTTAATATAACTTTATTCTAAACGCTCTTTCATTTCCACATAGGAGGGAGCAAAGATGTGAACAGTCTGggtgtccctgaggactgggttgagaatcacTGCTCTAGAACCTACATATTATCTGTTGATCAGTCTGGAGCCGTGAGGTGGAGTTCATGTACTTTTACTCTTAATTGCTGGCCTGGACTCAGACCACAAGTGATGATCAGATTGAGCTGTTAGGATGATAAACAGAACTTTACCTCTGGAAACACGCTGCCACGACTCTGGATAAAGGAATGTGATTtaatcaggggtttatttcgcccgtgggagttttactgagCGAGTTTGGCGTTTGGTTGAAGTGGTTGGTTACTAGGCAATTCTCTTGAGACCCATAGGAGATGTTAGTTATAtaattactgtattattatttctttaaaatgcattatttgcaCTGGTATCACTGTGTTAATTTTTCTTTCCGTTCCATCCCCAGTGGATATGTGTATTTTATTATGCAATTTTAGCGAACAGGAGGTGTTTCAGGAACAGATTAGTCACGTTGTAGCAGGGCTGACTTTGTAGTTTTTTTGCCTGCCTTATTTTAGCAATAGCCAGTCTTTTGAAGTGCTTTTTCCCCTCCGCCCTGTTATCcgttacccccccacccccttttcagacacacatgcacacacctcaTTCCCTCGCTCTCTTGCTTTCTCGACTCGCCGCGTCCCTCTTCAGTAAGCCTGCGACTGAGCTGCTTCTCCACAAGTTCCTGGTCATTAGCGGCGCGTCGCTGTCAGTTGGAGGGTGAGGGAGGGtgtgtttggtggaggggggggtggggtgtgaaggGGGGCAGTGCGGTGCAGCGCATATCACCGCTGCCCTGTGGGAGGGTGGGCTCACACATCGTTTTGTGGACAGGAAGGACGGTACTGACCGGCCGAGCCGCAGGGAAACAGCTGTTAGTGCTTCCTGAAGTACGTCCAGCTGGTCCTGGggggtgggtgtgggggggggggggcatcgtcGGGTGGTGGCTGGGGTGTTGTTCACTATACCGTCGCGGGGCCAGTGTCCAGCTCTGCCTCGCTGACCACATGAAGGTGATCCTCTGTACACTCTGAGGCTGCTGCTAGCTGGTGAGTTTGcgtgtctgtttgtttttgatttGATAGTGTATGTTTAGGCACCTGCATTAGCAGGCATCCGCCGGTAAGAGTGTCTGTCTTCACTCGTGACTGGCTTCAAGCTGTGTGTTTTAAAGTTGCATCATCCTGAAACAGCAGGCTGACGATAAGGTGCTGATACTCGTATCGGGGAGATGCTGGTTGCTTTTTTATTCTCCCTCCTGTCTGCATTATTTCCGATATTACGATGGCATGAGGGTGCCAGAGGTTGAATTATATTTCCAAATATACTACTGCAGCCAATTTTTCTTTGTGACAGTAAGCtattaaaattgttttatttaattaaggtgaaTATGAAGTGTATTCACATTTGAACATTTGAAATAATCGCTAAACTGAAAGAGAccctgtgatttttttcttttgtctaAATATGGGTGTGAAATTTAGCTgttggggagtgtgtgtgtgtgtgtgtgtgtgtgtgtgtgtgtgcgtgtgtgtgtgtgcgtgtgtgtgtgtgtgtgtgtgtgtgtgtgtatgtgtgcgcctgCCTTTGCGAGTTTAtatttaccacattgtggggacatttggtccaatAATGTGCTAAAACCTATTACTTTTtagcttgtggggacatttttcaattttataaaaatttgtaaatgcaatttaaaaacTACATTAGCCGAAATACTTGTGTTGTGTTGGCCTTACTTATGATGGAGGGACTGGGATTatggttatgcccatagaaatggacggtccccacaatggtaggaatgtatgtgtgtgtgcttgcttGCGCGTGCAGCCCTTCCATACATTGCTCAGGAGCAGCTTGCGGTTCGGTTTGCTTCTGAAATCTGGTGCCTACGTACCGCAGAAGCCTCTCCGCTCTCAGGTGGTGCCATGCTCCGTCTGCTCTTCTTGTAAGAGCTCAGTGGATGACGTGTGCACACGCCAGCCATCGCCTAGGATACGGCAGCCTGTTGTCTGGACAGGggtggtgtggatggagacggTGAGGGAAAGAGAATATGTGTGTTTGCCTCATTGTTTgctcaccacacacacacacacacactcgccgaATAAACACCCCCAGCTGGTGTCCTGcagtgcagtgtttctcaatccagtccttgaggaTGGTAGCAaagccatggactgtctgtgggtcctcgaggacccTGGCGTGGGAAACCCGGCCGTGGAGGATTACAGTGGTGTAGGGTGTGTCCCGGTCGACTCGTAGCCACTAGGATTGCCTAAGGCTGTTCACACAGAAGGGTGAAGAGTACAAAGCCAATCAGCCGCGATCTGAACATTGCTGGGCAGTTTACATGATAACAGCCGCTTAGAGATATCGACGGCTCCTATTGATGGCACCCCCAccctaccccaccccaccccaccccctgctGCTGTAGGCAGGGAGAGCGTAGATCAATATCAGTGCAAAATTCAGAGCTAACAGAAGACCAGCCGTGTCTTGCACGTATCTTGCTACCACCCGAGTTcaacaagccccgcccactccACCCTCTTCCCCCTCTGCCCTCCCCCAGGTGATGCAGGTGGTCCGGGAGCAGATCACACGGACACTGTCCAGTAAGCCCACCTCTCTGGAGCTCTTCAAGAACAAGGTCAACCAGCTCAACTACAGCGAGATCCTCAAGCTGCGTCAGACAGAGCGCCTCCACCAGGAAGAGACCCTCGCACCGCCCGTGCTGTGGGTTTCAGGCCTCCGCCCTCCCGTCTTTTAATTTGCTCTTTGCATGACACTTGCTGCTGCACCCATGATGCCGCcgctttcccagcatgcactgtggCTTCCAGTATCTTCGAGATTCTCACGACACGCCGCAGTCTCTCTGATGGGTATCTGCCCCTCGGCAGCCCCTGCGGCTGAGGGCGGGGGCACAGTGATTAGGAGGACGTGGAGATTCATGCACCCCTGGATTTAGTGCTGTACAGTCAGTAGAGTAATGTGCTCGTGACATTTATAAATAATGGATTCCGTGTGCCGAAGGCTTGCGGCTCTTTCTAACTGAAGGCTTTGTCTCTCACTCCCCTTTACTTGACATGAAAGGAGAATAAGATCACCTCTGTGAATAGAGTCTAACGTAACGGCGGCCATTCTCATTCCTGCTGCTGTGTGTTCAGCATAATGTACAGCGGTGTAAATAAAACTGCAAGGTCAGTGCTTAGGATGTGAGACCCAGATTCACATGGCACAGGCTGTACGAAATGGCTCTGGCCAATCGATACCCACATCCCTAGCTGACGTCATTTCCATTTATGTTTGATTTTGTTTGTTGATGCGTGATGTGAGTGAGTTGTTGGTGCCTAACTGCATTTCTGCTTGACTAGCTGCACCTCTTCATGTCTgtcctgcctgtctgtgtgcctcACTGCACAATCCAACGTCTGTCCTACTCGTCTGTGTGCCTCACTGCACATCTTCATGTGTGTCCCACCAGTCTGTGCATATGACTGCACATCTCCAAGtctgtccctcctgtcttcggTCCTGACTTGCACATCTCCCATgtttctttcatccatctgcGTGTCTGGCTACACATCTCCAGGTTTGTCTTGCCTGTGTGCGATCTTGATCGCACCCCTTCATGTTTGTCGTGCCCATCTGCACTTCTGACTGCGCATTTCCACGTTTATCCCGCCCATCTGCACTTCTGACTGCGCATCTCCCTATTCTTCCTGCCCTTATGCGCGTCCGTCCCGCCAGTGAGCTGAAGGAGCGCCTCAAGCCCGAGCTCCTGGAGCTGATCCGGCAGCAGCGGCTGAACCGCCTGTGTCACGGGACGCTCTTCCGGAAGATCAGCAGCCGCCGCAGGCAGGGTTAGTCCAGAGGAAACTGTCTGCCTGACTCCAGTGTTTCTGGAATGTTGAGCTTGTGTCCCACTGCACAGCCCTTACCTGTAGCCCCAGGTCAGGATCAGAAGCACTGTGTGTTGGTTTTAGGCTCATTACCTTAGCCCTGTCGGTCTTGGTGGAGTTTGGCATCAGTTGCACTCGGTCATTTTCATGTGATTAAGGACCTGGGGCTGTGAGGCCCCTTCTGAAATGCACGGTGTTGTTTCTGCATGCTCTCCAaaaatggaccccccccccccccccccgccctgacTACTCCTGATTTCGCCCTGACAGATAAGCTGTGGTATTGCCGCCTCTCGCCCAATCACAAAGTCCTGCACTATGGCGACGTGGAGAAGGAAACGGAGACTCCGCCCATCGAGACCCTTCAGGAGAAGAGTGAGACCACACTCTGGGAGTGCCGATAGCTGGCCTTCATGTAGCTCTGCTCTTTGCTGGGTTGCCTCGGAGCAGGTCCCCACACTGTACCTCCACTCCAGAATGGTGTTGTGCACATGCTGTCTTACTCGGCTCAACTTCTTTGTTTCAGTTCCTGTGTCAGACATTAAGatgttgctgactgggaaagactGTCCCCATATGAGAGAGGCCCGGGGGAGACAGAATAGGGTCAGTCCTGTCGCCGTCGAAGCACAAACCTTAATGCTCACTGATTGAGGGCCAAGGGTAAGTTATGTCGTTTCTCTGCAGGAAGTCCTAGATCTGGCCTTCAGCATCACCTACGACGTCGAGGACTACAGCCTCAACTTCGTTGCCTCTTCCAGGACCGATGTGAGTCTTTCTGGGTCTTTTCCCACTAACCCGCTGTGTTTACTCCGGTTGTCCGCTGTGTGTACAGTGGCTAAGATGGTCTAACACAAACCCAGATCGATCTCCTGAATGAGGCGCTGTCGTGCCTACAGGACACACCCTCGTCACACACCCTCGTCACACACCCTCGTCACACACCCTCGTCACACACCCTCGTCGTGGGCTGGTGACTGCAGGAACAGTGTCAGCTGCCATGCGAACACCAAGTTATTAGTTTGTCACTCAGTCTGTGGCTGAGCTGTCCATGGTTATAATTCTACATGTAACCAACTAAACCACCTaacctcctcctctctccctccctcccagttTTGCCTGTGGACAGACGGACTGAATGTTCTGCTGGGGAAAGAGATGACCAGTGAGAGCATGCGCAGCGAGCTGGATATCCTGCTCTCCATGGAAATCAAGCTCCGACTCCTCGACCTGGAAAACGTGCCCATCCCCGAAACTGCTCCCCCCATTCCCAAACCTCCGAGCAGCTTTAACTTCTGCTACGACTTCAGCCAGACTGAGCAGTAGGACATTGGTCGGGGTGGAGCGCCCTCTTGAGGTGTAGGAGGGACATAGCAAGGGGTATGGTTACATCAGTAGAGCAATTGTGGTCATGTTCAGTGGGTGTAACTGTGTGTAAGAGGGATGTGAAGTGTAATCTTGAAAGAAACCGGGCCTATTTTAAGGTCAGACGGTTTGTGAGTTCCGAGAGTTTCTAGGTGAAAATTTATAAAGGCTTGTATGATTTCTAAACGGTGATACTGGGGAGGGGTGAAGTGGATGGAGATACACATGCAATGAACGCATTTCAACACAGAGGTGCTACTAATGTTTAACGGTACAAAATTAACCTCACTCAGATGGCACTTATGTCTCGCGGGAGATATTAAGCTTCCTGATAGGAGGAGGGTattcattttattgaattaattCTCGTTTGTACATTATCACCTCATTTCTCTATTTGAAATAATTTGCTGTGTTCCTCTTCAGAGACCCTTGGTGTCCCTAAATAACTGGATTCTAATAATGGGCAGACTGTCTGCTCCGTCCTGGACACCCCAGCTCGGATCCCTCCTGTTTCGGTTGCTGGTTACGGAGTAAACTGCTACACCTTTCTTTAAAAATGGCATCGAGTGCGGAGAGAATTGTAATTAAGGTTTTCGTAGGCTTTCGCTTCTGCTCTGGTGGAAAAGTTGATGATGATTTTTGTCGTCTTGTGCAATATTTGTCTCCTGCCTATATGGTAAAGGAATGAAGTGACAATGAGCTGTAGGATGAAAACTGATTCAAGAATCCAGCCTTTTGGCTTTCTGAGTACCAAAAAACCCATAGCAATTGTACAGCGAAACTTACCATGGCAGAATCTAAGGATTTTATATATACCCCCATAAACATGGCATGTATTCCGAAGGAACGTCAAGCAAGCGATGCAGTCGGTAGTGAAGGTTATTCCACTATTTCTTCATGGGTCACAGCTATTGTCATAACAGCTCTTTACCATGAAAGCTAAAACTGAAAGATTTCTGTAAAACAGGTACACCGAAGATGGCTATAATCATgtctatatattattttgtccAGTAACCACAAATTATTGCCAAAAATAATATAGTGCCAATTAGACCTATTCCagcatttattatatttat
Coding sequences within it:
- the elmo3 gene encoding engulfment and cell motility protein 3 isoform X1; translation: MAPQKDVVKIAIQMPGAYPQLIELDQKKPLSAVIKEVCDGWNLPGPDNYALQYADAVQTYITESNRLDIKNGSILRLTKAPGRCAEDLYKGIQNADSGVRCDSLKQLADVSTDITFAQEFISRDGHSLLVQIVEEDKESPLIMTHALTGFTELMDHGIVSWENLSLVFIKKIASFVNAKVMDASIQRLSLTILENMVLSSNSLFKLVKEEVNLERLIAHLQVTNQQIQTKAMALLMALLQTGLEADRQELLAYLSSKNLRQYIYKNIIHSSEAVGNEMAHYLYVLQSVSLNLLEPLMRSPLDSLSQEQRDKIHSLRQSAFEADSDSGLSHERRRSLCAKEFKKLGFSNNSNPGQDLLRAPPGLLALETMTYFASHYPDAYSRFVLENSSREDKHECPFARSSIQLTLILCEILHIGEPSSETRSDYHPIFFSQDRILYELFCVCILLLNKTWKEMRATQEDFDKVMQVVREQITRTLSSKPTSLELFKNKVNQLNYSEILKLRQTERLHQEETLAPPVLELKERLKPELLELIRQQRLNRLCHGTLFRKISSRRRQDKLWYCRLSPNHKVLHYGDVEKETETPPIETLQEKIPVSDIKMLLTGKDCPHMREARGRQNREVLDLAFSITYDVEDYSLNFVASSRTDFCLWTDGLNVLLGKEMTSESMRSELDILLSMEIKLRLLDLENVPIPETAPPIPKPPSSFNFCYDFSQTEQ
- the elmo3 gene encoding engulfment and cell motility protein 3 isoform X2, with the translated sequence MAHYLYVLQSVSLNLLEPLMRSPLDSLSQEQRDKIHSLRQSAFEADSDSGLSHERRRSLCAKEFKKLGFSNNSNPGQDLLRAPPGLLALETMTYFASHYPDAYSRFVLENSSREDKHECPFARSSIQLTLILCEILHIGEPSSETRSDYHPIFFSQDRILYELFCVCILLLNKTWKEMRATQEDFDKVMQVVREQITRTLSSKPTSLELFKNKVNQLNYSEILKLRQTERLHQEETLAPPVLELKERLKPELLELIRQQRLNRLCHGTLFRKISSRRRQDKLWYCRLSPNHKVLHYGDVEKETETPPIETLQEKIPVSDIKMLLTGKDCPHMREARGRQNREVLDLAFSITYDVEDYSLNFVASSRTDFCLWTDGLNVLLGKEMTSESMRSELDILLSMEIKLRLLDLENVPIPETAPPIPKPPSSFNFCYDFSQTEQ